One genomic segment of Nonomuraea coxensis DSM 45129 includes these proteins:
- a CDS encoding M15 family metallopeptidase — protein sequence MWQSPNDPRNDVVLISDPRVAAIPVRESDEPLAEVRGRLRVDERLADPEGAWARLRTGLLERLERAEAGLPDGYHLLVVEGYRPIATQSLYFTRYRDELLAANPGMTVEEAHVAASRYVSPVSVAPHTAGAAVDLTLCDPDGVEYDMGTQVNDNPEQSAGACYTAAPNIPAAARARRDLLAAALEPAGLVNYPTEWWHWSYGDRYWALATGAPHALYGPTGFTA from the coding sequence ATGTGGCAGTCCCCGAACGACCCCAGGAACGACGTCGTGCTCATCTCGGATCCGCGGGTGGCCGCGATCCCCGTGCGCGAGTCGGACGAGCCGCTGGCCGAGGTGCGCGGCCGGCTCCGGGTGGACGAGCGGCTGGCCGACCCCGAAGGCGCCTGGGCGCGACTGCGCACCGGACTGCTGGAGCGGCTGGAACGCGCCGAGGCCGGGCTGCCCGACGGCTATCACCTGCTCGTCGTCGAGGGCTACCGGCCGATCGCCACCCAGTCCCTCTACTTCACCCGCTACCGCGACGAGCTGCTGGCCGCCAATCCCGGCATGACGGTCGAGGAGGCCCACGTCGCGGCCAGCCGGTACGTCTCCCCGGTCAGCGTGGCCCCCCACACCGCCGGCGCGGCCGTCGACCTCACCCTGTGCGACCCCGACGGCGTCGAGTACGACATGGGCACCCAGGTCAACGACAACCCCGAGCAGAGCGCCGGCGCCTGCTACACCGCCGCCCCCAACATCCCGGCCGCCGCCCGCGCCCGCCGCGACCTCCTCGCCGCCGCACTGGAGCCGGCCGGCCTGGTCAACTACCCCACCGAGTGGTGGCACTGGTCCTACGGCGACCGCTACTGGGCGCTCGCCACAGGAGCGCCCCACGCCCTCTACGGCCCCACAGGTTTCACCGCCTGA
- a CDS encoding carboxylate-amine ligase produces MIPLIGIEEEYLIVDPRTRHVSPRATDVLAATTGMTDVVHEITRFQVEARTPPSTDLSELGSQLRAVRKEVADAARACGLAIVASGIPVLGDVSSPPLTDVPRYQQSRVAYRALQDEITICALHVHVDVPDREHAVYVGNHVRCWLPTLIALAANSPFFAGRDTGYASWRVISWGRWPVAGAPPYFASYADYELAVRALDDAGALVDPKTVYWDARPSPSLPTVEIRAADVPLDVSDSLTLIGLVRALVMTSLEAVRRGDHGLPVSSEMLRAAYWRAARDGLAGEGVDVRDGTRLPANVLAWRLLEHVRPALVEAGDLAFVQEGLDRLLRNGSGAMRQRRVHARGNDLNDVVDDLIEATVA; encoded by the coding sequence ATGATTCCGCTGATCGGGATCGAAGAGGAATACCTCATCGTCGATCCCCGCACCCGCCACGTCTCTCCCCGGGCCACCGACGTGCTGGCCGCCACCACCGGGATGACCGACGTGGTGCATGAGATCACCCGTTTCCAGGTGGAGGCCCGCACACCTCCCTCCACCGACCTGAGCGAACTCGGCTCGCAACTGCGTGCCGTACGAAAGGAGGTGGCCGACGCCGCGCGGGCGTGCGGCCTCGCCATCGTCGCCAGCGGCATCCCCGTGCTCGGGGACGTGAGCTCGCCGCCGCTGACCGACGTGCCCCGTTACCAGCAGAGCAGGGTGGCCTACCGGGCGCTCCAGGACGAGATCACCATCTGCGCTCTGCACGTGCACGTGGACGTGCCCGACCGCGAGCACGCCGTCTACGTCGGCAACCACGTGCGCTGCTGGCTGCCGACGCTGATCGCGCTGGCCGCCAACTCGCCGTTCTTCGCCGGCCGCGACACCGGGTACGCCTCCTGGAGAGTGATCTCCTGGGGACGGTGGCCGGTGGCGGGAGCACCCCCCTACTTCGCCTCCTACGCCGACTACGAGCTGGCGGTCCGGGCCCTCGACGACGCGGGCGCGCTGGTCGACCCCAAGACGGTCTACTGGGACGCCCGTCCCTCGCCCAGCCTGCCCACGGTCGAGATCAGGGCGGCCGACGTGCCGCTCGACGTGAGCGACAGCCTCACGCTGATCGGGCTCGTCCGCGCTCTGGTGATGACCTCGCTGGAGGCGGTACGGCGCGGCGACCATGGGCTGCCCGTCTCCTCGGAGATGCTGCGCGCCGCCTACTGGCGGGCGGCCAGGGACGGCCTCGCGGGCGAGGGCGTCGACGTGCGTGACGGCACCCGCCTGCCCGCGAACGTGCTGGCCTGGCGGCTGCTGGAGCACGTACGCCCGGCGCTGGTCGAGGCCGGCGACCTGGCCTTCGTGCAGGAGGGCCTGGACCGGCTGCTGCGCAATGGGTCGGGCGCGATGCGCCAGCGGCGGGTGCACGCGCGAGGCAACGATCTGAACGACGTGGTGGACGACCTCATCGAGGCCACCGTCGCCTGA
- a CDS encoding carbohydrate ABC transporter permease — MTTANPTTVARDGGSSPGPGHRRRKETGRARASGLPAWSIPYVLLVPGLLVIAGLLLYPMFQLAVMAFQKVGLAQIRGTRPAEWVGLENFEKILANDIFWSALRNTVAFAFVAVSLTLVVGTAVGVLLHRLGRRMSLFVVIGCMFAWAVPPVAQGVIWRSLFDAEAGIVNWALDLLPDWLAAPPDGQSSWVGTPWLNDTLPLYIALVVCVVWAGFPFIAVSVLAGLKGIPAELYEAARVDGSGAWRTFTKITLPMLKPVFAVLTVLSIIWDFKVFSQLYVLMNGPTNRDGFNLSMYAVAEAFKPPQKLGSGAAISVVLTIILLVITVVYVRQIVKQEEM; from the coding sequence GTGACCACGGCGAACCCGACTACGGTCGCCCGGGACGGGGGCTCCTCCCCCGGCCCGGGACACCGGCGCAGGAAGGAGACCGGCCGCGCGCGGGCGAGCGGGCTGCCGGCGTGGAGCATCCCGTACGTGCTGCTCGTGCCCGGCCTGCTGGTGATCGCGGGGCTGCTGCTCTACCCGATGTTCCAGCTCGCGGTCATGGCCTTTCAGAAAGTGGGCCTGGCCCAGATCCGGGGCACCAGGCCGGCGGAGTGGGTGGGCCTGGAGAACTTCGAGAAGATCCTGGCCAACGACATCTTCTGGTCGGCGCTGCGCAACACCGTGGCCTTCGCCTTCGTCGCGGTCAGCCTCACGCTGGTCGTCGGCACCGCCGTGGGGGTGCTCCTGCACCGCCTCGGCAGGAGGATGTCGCTGTTCGTGGTGATCGGGTGCATGTTCGCCTGGGCGGTGCCGCCGGTGGCGCAGGGCGTCATCTGGCGCTCGCTCTTCGACGCCGAGGCCGGCATCGTCAACTGGGCCCTCGACCTGCTGCCCGACTGGCTGGCCGCGCCGCCCGACGGGCAGTCGAGCTGGGTGGGCACCCCCTGGCTCAACGACACCCTCCCCCTCTACATCGCGCTGGTCGTCTGCGTGGTGTGGGCCGGGTTCCCGTTCATCGCGGTGTCGGTGCTGGCCGGTCTGAAGGGCATCCCGGCCGAGCTGTACGAGGCGGCCAGGGTCGACGGCTCCGGGGCGTGGCGCACCTTCACCAAGATCACCCTGCCGATGCTGAAGCCCGTCTTCGCCGTCCTGACGGTCCTGTCGATCATCTGGGACTTCAAGGTCTTCAGCCAGCTCTACGTGCTGATGAACGGTCCCACCAACCGCGACGGCTTCAACCTGTCCATGTACGCGGTCGCCGAGGCGTTCAAGCCCCCGCAGAAGCTGGGCAGCGGCGCGGCGATCTCCGTCGTCCTGACGATCATCCTGCTCGTCATCACCGTCGTGTATGTCAGGCAGATCGTGAAGCAGGAGGAGATGTGA
- a CDS encoding gamma-glutamyltransferase family protein → MVAGTHWLASATGMSVLERGGNAFDAAVAAGFVLQVAEPHLNGPGGEVPILLWSEAEQKAHVVCGQGVAPAAATIERFRELGLDVVPGTGLLAATVPGAFGGWMLLLERWGTWRLADVLAPAIHYAEHGVPVLERVSATIAAVEGMFTADWPTSAATWLPGGRVPEPGSRLANPVLAATYRRIVAEAEAASGTREGQLAAARRAWYEGFVAEAIAEFSATTAWRDSSGEVHGGLLTGDDLAGWSATTEEPVSFGYRGHTVCKTGPWGQGPVFLQQLALLDGVDLDAMGYLSADYVHTVTEAAKLAFADREAWYGDADVPLADLLDPAYNAGRRALIGPRASLDLLPGSPGGREPRLPVFPGTDVPAPEGVGEPTVGADSAGRGSAGPDAGGHDSAGLERTLPDGQVRGDTCHVDVVDRWGNMVSATPSGGWLQSSPTVPALGFCLGTRAQMFWLQEGLPSSLRPGARPRTTLSPSFAFRDGRPWLAFGTPGGDQQDQWSVNFFLALVHGGLNLQEAIDAPMFHSEHFPSSFFPRGSRPGVLHVEERLDPGVVAELRRRGHEVEVQGPWSLGRLSAVARDGGFLKAAANPRGAQGYAVGR, encoded by the coding sequence ATGGTCGCCGGCACCCACTGGCTGGCCTCGGCCACCGGCATGAGCGTGCTGGAGCGGGGCGGGAACGCCTTCGACGCGGCCGTGGCCGCCGGCTTCGTGCTGCAGGTCGCCGAGCCGCACCTGAACGGCCCCGGCGGCGAGGTGCCCATCCTGCTGTGGAGCGAGGCCGAGCAGAAGGCGCACGTCGTGTGCGGGCAGGGCGTGGCCCCGGCCGCCGCGACCATCGAGCGCTTCCGCGAGCTGGGCCTGGACGTCGTCCCCGGCACCGGCCTGCTCGCCGCCACCGTGCCGGGAGCGTTCGGCGGGTGGATGCTCCTGCTGGAGCGCTGGGGCACCTGGCGGCTGGCCGACGTGCTCGCGCCCGCCATCCACTACGCCGAGCACGGCGTCCCCGTGCTGGAGCGCGTCTCGGCCACGATCGCCGCGGTCGAGGGCATGTTCACCGCCGACTGGCCCACCTCGGCGGCCACCTGGCTGCCCGGCGGCCGGGTGCCCGAGCCGGGCTCGCGGCTGGCCAACCCCGTGCTCGCCGCCACCTACCGGCGGATCGTCGCCGAGGCCGAGGCCGCCTCCGGCACCCGCGAGGGTCAGCTCGCCGCCGCCCGCCGCGCCTGGTACGAGGGCTTCGTCGCCGAGGCGATCGCCGAGTTCAGCGCCACGACCGCCTGGCGCGACAGCTCAGGAGAGGTGCACGGCGGCCTGCTGACCGGCGACGACCTCGCGGGCTGGAGCGCCACGACCGAGGAGCCGGTCAGCTTCGGCTACCGCGGCCACACCGTGTGCAAGACCGGCCCGTGGGGCCAGGGCCCGGTGTTCCTGCAGCAGCTCGCCCTGCTCGACGGCGTGGACCTGGACGCGATGGGCTACCTGAGCGCCGACTACGTCCACACTGTGACCGAGGCCGCCAAGCTCGCCTTCGCCGACCGCGAGGCCTGGTACGGCGACGCCGACGTGCCGCTGGCCGACCTGCTCGACCCGGCCTACAACGCCGGCCGGCGCGCGCTCATCGGCCCGCGGGCCAGTCTGGACCTGCTGCCCGGCTCTCCCGGCGGGCGCGAGCCGCGGCTGCCCGTGTTCCCTGGGACGGACGTGCCGGCCCCGGAGGGCGTGGGCGAGCCCACCGTGGGCGCCGACTCGGCCGGGCGGGGCTCCGCCGGGCCGGACGCTGGCGGGCACGACTCTGCGGGGCTGGAGCGGACGTTGCCCGACGGCCAGGTTCGTGGCGACACCTGCCACGTGGACGTCGTCGATCGCTGGGGCAACATGGTCTCGGCCACGCCGAGCGGCGGCTGGCTGCAGAGCTCCCCCACCGTCCCCGCCCTGGGCTTCTGCCTCGGGACGCGGGCCCAGATGTTCTGGCTGCAGGAGGGCCTGCCCTCGTCGCTGCGGCCGGGGGCGCGCCCGCGCACCACGCTGTCGCCGTCGTTCGCGTTCAGGGACGGGCGGCCGTGGCTGGCGTTCGGCACGCCGGGCGGCGACCAGCAGGATCAGTGGAGCGTGAACTTCTTCCTGGCGCTCGTGCACGGCGGGCTCAATCTCCAGGAGGCCATCGACGCTCCTATGTTCCACTCCGAGCACTTTCCCAGCTCGTTCTTCCCGCGCGGCTCGCGGCCCGGCGTGCTGCACGTGGAGGAGCGGCTGGACCCGGGCGTGGTCGCCGAGCTGCGGCGGCGCGGGCACGAGGTCGAGGTGCAGGGGCCATGGTCGCTGGGCCGGCTCAGCGCGGTGGCCCGTGACGGCGGTTTCCTCAAGGCCGCCGCCAACCCGCGTGGCGCCCAGGGTTACGCCGTCGGCCGGTGA
- a CDS encoding extracellular solute-binding protein translates to MRIAKITATTVTTAALALGLAACGSGEAPSSSPSAAASASGPKFAGKTLSVWRLGDSNPAAAKYMEELNAEFKQQTGAEVKLEWIPWPQVADKFAAAATGSGPDVTEIGNDQVPMWQSQDALTPITDIAREGDRAQIPENLYGYETVDGEIYAVPWGAGARAVLYRKDWFEELKIEIPKTWDELVAAAKKIQKEKGEGVDGFAFNGGSDANHLLAAFAWAEGGEYAVKEGDKWVGKLTEPGFTKGFETYTGLVTGGLSGKANLTLNTVDIRKRFANNKVAMYLTAGWDLPGIEEDSKGKLKSDKLAFFPLPAKAGGVAPSFFGGNDIALWGGTKEADLGKEYIKLATSKTWADRYASEGGLLPVYPDTLAKLEEDPAQGAFAQAFAKARAFPADPNWSEADATKMVLQNAARAVIEGKKDAGTALADANKELEEILNQ, encoded by the coding sequence GTGAGGATCGCGAAGATCACAGCCACTACGGTCACCACGGCCGCCCTGGCCCTGGGCCTGGCCGCATGTGGCTCAGGCGAGGCGCCCTCCTCCTCACCCAGCGCCGCCGCCTCCGCCAGCGGCCCCAAGTTCGCCGGCAAGACGCTCAGCGTCTGGCGGCTCGGCGACAGCAACCCGGCCGCGGCCAAGTACATGGAAGAGCTGAACGCCGAGTTCAAGCAGCAGACCGGCGCCGAGGTCAAGCTCGAATGGATCCCGTGGCCGCAGGTCGCCGACAAGTTCGCCGCCGCCGCCACCGGCTCGGGCCCCGACGTGACCGAGATCGGCAACGACCAGGTCCCGATGTGGCAGAGCCAGGACGCGCTCACCCCGATCACCGACATCGCCCGCGAGGGCGACCGCGCCCAGATCCCCGAGAACCTCTACGGCTACGAGACCGTGGACGGCGAGATCTACGCCGTGCCGTGGGGCGCCGGCGCCCGCGCCGTCCTCTACCGCAAGGACTGGTTCGAGGAGCTCAAGATCGAGATCCCGAAGACCTGGGACGAGCTCGTCGCCGCCGCCAAGAAGATCCAGAAGGAGAAGGGCGAGGGGGTGGACGGCTTCGCCTTCAACGGCGGCTCCGACGCCAACCACCTGCTGGCCGCGTTCGCCTGGGCCGAAGGCGGCGAGTACGCCGTCAAGGAGGGCGACAAGTGGGTCGGCAAGCTCACCGAGCCCGGCTTCACCAAGGGCTTCGAGACCTACACCGGCCTGGTGACCGGCGGCCTGTCCGGCAAGGCGAACCTCACGCTCAACACGGTCGACATCCGCAAGCGCTTCGCCAACAACAAGGTCGCGATGTACCTCACCGCCGGCTGGGACCTGCCCGGCATCGAGGAGGACTCGAAGGGCAAGCTGAAGAGCGACAAGCTCGCCTTCTTCCCGCTGCCCGCCAAGGCCGGCGGCGTCGCGCCCTCCTTCTTCGGCGGCAACGACATCGCGCTGTGGGGCGGCACCAAGGAGGCCGACCTCGGCAAGGAGTACATCAAGCTGGCCACCAGCAAGACCTGGGCCGACCGCTACGCCAGCGAGGGCGGCCTGCTCCCGGTCTACCCGGACACCCTGGCCAAGCTTGAGGAGGACCCGGCGCAGGGCGCGTTCGCCCAGGCGTTCGCCAAGGCCCGCGCCTTCCCCGCCGACCCCAACTGGTCCGAGGCCGACGCCACCAAGATGGTGCTGCAGAACGCCGCGCGGGCCGTCATCGAGGGCAAGAAGGACGCCGGCACCGCCCTCGCCGACGCCAACAAGGAACTCGAAGAGATCCTGAACCAGTGA
- a CDS encoding carbohydrate ABC transporter permease yields MTPLARKRLGKILLNTAGVLVFLYAVFPVYWMVATGFKENDQIFTTEFIPFPTHFTFDHFERVLTEGVANNSIWLYMRNSAIVALGTVLIGSAFALLSATAIARFRFKGRGVFLVVLLIVQMLPAEGLLIPLYMMVKRVGLGDNFIGLIITQVALTLPFGVWMLRTFVAAVPKSLEEAAWIDGAGRMQAFWRVLFPLVAPGLVATSIFSFITAWNDLVFALYLMSESEGYTMPVALQYFFGQKGVDWGAIMAGSTLMTIPVVVFFLLVQRRMVSGLVAGAVKG; encoded by the coding sequence GTGACCCCGCTCGCCCGCAAGAGGCTCGGCAAGATCCTCCTCAACACGGCCGGCGTGCTGGTCTTCCTCTACGCCGTCTTCCCCGTCTACTGGATGGTGGCGACCGGCTTCAAGGAGAACGACCAGATCTTCACCACGGAGTTCATCCCGTTCCCGACGCATTTCACCTTCGACCACTTCGAGCGGGTGCTGACCGAGGGCGTCGCCAACAACTCCATCTGGCTCTACATGCGCAACAGCGCCATCGTGGCGTTAGGGACGGTGCTCATCGGCTCGGCCTTCGCCCTGCTGTCGGCCACCGCCATCGCCCGCTTCCGCTTCAAGGGCCGCGGCGTCTTCCTCGTCGTGCTGCTGATCGTGCAGATGCTGCCGGCCGAAGGGCTGCTCATCCCGCTCTACATGATGGTCAAGCGGGTGGGGCTCGGCGACAACTTCATCGGGCTGATCATCACCCAGGTCGCGCTGACGCTGCCGTTCGGCGTGTGGATGCTGCGCACGTTCGTCGCGGCGGTCCCCAAGTCGCTGGAGGAGGCGGCCTGGATCGACGGCGCGGGACGCATGCAGGCCTTCTGGCGGGTGCTCTTCCCGCTGGTCGCGCCCGGCCTGGTGGCGACGAGCATCTTCTCGTTCATCACCGCCTGGAACGACCTGGTCTTCGCCCTCTACCTGATGTCGGAGTCCGAGGGGTACACGATGCCGGTCGCCCTGCAGTACTTCTTCGGCCAGAAGGGCGTCGACTGGGGGGCGATCATGGCCGGATCCACCCTGATGACGATCCCGGTCGTCGTCTTCTTCCTCCTCGTGCAGCGCCGCATGGTCTCCGGCCTGGTCGCCGGGGCCGTGAAGGGCTGA
- a CDS encoding ROK family transcriptional regulator: MSRSPGVPRLLRRLNDRAALELLLADGPLTRAELGERTGLSKVTAGQLLARLEERGLVEVAGERAGGRGPHAALYGVVPSSAYVAGLEVLPDSLKVGVADITGRIVVEITVNPADGGDPVRTVHAAVRRACDTAGIGQERLKAFVIGTRGVVDPVSGDVRWSYDLPAWHVGVLASLRRTLGASVTIENDVNLVALAEHTYGAAVGHDDFVVIWAGVGQGLGVMLDGRLHRGITGGAGEIGWLPVPGEPLPADVSQPQSGSFQRLVGHDALRGLAREHGVQGATVPDLVRNGGEDFLDAVAGRLAVGAAAITVVLDPGLIVLSGDVGRAGGERLAAKVQEAVARVCPSRPPVVTTRVAGNPVLRGALVAALDQAREQVFSDTV, encoded by the coding sequence ATGAGTCGAAGCCCGGGTGTCCCCCGGCTGCTGCGGCGGCTGAACGATCGCGCGGCACTCGAGCTTCTCCTCGCGGACGGCCCGCTCACCCGGGCCGAGCTGGGCGAGCGGACCGGGCTCTCCAAGGTAACCGCAGGTCAACTCCTGGCTCGACTGGAGGAGCGAGGGCTGGTCGAGGTCGCGGGGGAGCGGGCGGGCGGAAGGGGCCCGCACGCCGCCCTGTACGGTGTCGTGCCCTCCAGCGCGTACGTCGCCGGCCTGGAGGTGCTGCCCGACAGCCTGAAGGTCGGTGTGGCCGACATCACAGGCCGGATCGTGGTCGAGATCACGGTCAACCCGGCCGACGGCGGCGACCCGGTCCGCACCGTCCACGCCGCCGTGCGGCGCGCCTGCGACACCGCCGGCATCGGGCAGGAACGGCTGAAGGCGTTCGTCATCGGCACCAGGGGCGTCGTGGACCCGGTCAGCGGGGACGTGCGCTGGTCGTACGACCTGCCCGCCTGGCACGTCGGCGTGCTCGCCAGCCTCCGCCGCACCCTCGGCGCCTCCGTCACCATCGAGAACGACGTCAACCTCGTCGCCCTCGCCGAGCACACCTACGGCGCCGCCGTCGGCCACGACGACTTCGTGGTCATCTGGGCGGGCGTCGGCCAGGGCCTCGGCGTCATGCTGGACGGCCGGCTGCACCGCGGCATCACCGGCGGCGCGGGCGAGATCGGCTGGCTGCCGGTGCCCGGCGAGCCGCTGCCCGCCGACGTCTCCCAGCCGCAGTCCGGCTCCTTCCAGCGCCTGGTCGGCCACGACGCGCTGCGCGGCCTCGCCCGCGAGCACGGCGTGCAGGGCGCCACGGTCCCCGACCTGGTGCGCAACGGCGGCGAGGACTTCCTCGACGCGGTCGCCGGGCGGCTGGCAGTGGGCGCGGCCGCGATCACCGTCGTCCTCGACCCCGGGCTGATCGTGCTGAGCGGCGACGTCGGCCGGGCGGGCGGCGAGCGGCTGGCCGCGAAGGTGCAGGAGGCCGTGGCCCGCGTGTGCCCGAGCCGGCCCCCCGTGGTCACCACCAGGGTGGCCGGGAACCCGGTGCTGCGCGGAGCCCTCGTCGCGGCCCTGGATCAGGCCCGGGAGCAGGTCTTCTCCGACACTGTGTGA